A window of Castanea sativa cultivar Marrone di Chiusa Pesio chromosome 1, ASM4071231v1 contains these coding sequences:
- the LOC142632488 gene encoding uncharacterized protein LOC142632488, with protein MQKDAIAYVKACDKCKRFGNLIRQPTEKLIPMTTPWPFTQWGLDIMDYFTKWVEAEALVTITEKNVRSFVKRNIICRYDIPRVLVSNNGKQFDNDTFRDFCSQLGIKNHYSSPVRSQANGQVEATN; from the exons ATGCAGAAAGATGCCATTGCATATGTTAAAGCGTGTGACAAGTGTAAAAGGTTTGGCAACCTCATCCGGCAGCCAACAGAGAAACTCATTCCAATGACGACCCCATGGCCTTTCActcagtggggattggacatcatgg actacttcaccaagtgggtagaagccgaagCACTCGTTACCATCACGGAGAAGAATGTGCGAAGCTTTGTAAAGAGAAACATCATCTGTAGGTACGACATACCTAGAGTACTGGTCTCAAACAATGGGAAACAGTTTGACAACGACACATTCAGAGACTTTTGCTCACAGCTTGGGATTAAGAATCACTATTCATCACCCGTCCGCTCTCAAGCCAATGGACAAGTTGAGGCCACAAACTGa
- the LOC142632495 gene encoding uncharacterized protein LOC142632495, whose product MPTRETPFRLAYGSEAIIPAEVGLTSYRVGNHDESRNDEAMHLQLDLVDEVRAMTKQRLARYQKLMAKHCNSKVRFRDFQVGDIVLRKVMGATKDSTRGKLGPN is encoded by the coding sequence ATGCCTACaagagagacaccgtttcgactAGCATATGGAAGTGAGGCGATCATCCCTGCCGAAGTAGGACTCACGAGCTATAGAGTGGGAAACCACGACGAGAGTAGAAACGACGAAGCCATGCACTTGCAGCTGGATCTGGTGGACGAGGTCAGAGCAATGACTAAACAAAGGTTGGCACGATACCAGAAGCTTATGGCCAAGCACTGCAACTCCAAAGTTAGATTTAGGGACTTCCAAGTTGGAGATATTGTCTTAAGAAAGGTGATGGGCGCCACAAAAGATTCCACTCGGGGGAAGTTAGGACCGAATTAG
- the LOC142632847 gene encoding cytochrome P450 94A2-like: protein MLPIFLLILIPFLSLFFFFFLLTTPKSNSKAPKSYPLVGSFFAILANQDRQLQWFSEILQDSPSATFVLRRSYSKRQVFTGNPAVVQHILKSNFPNYGKGESFRSRLTDFLGHGIFNLDGDESWKFQRQVASHEFNTKSLRKFVETVVDTELSDRLIPILSSAAKNETVLDFQNILQRFAFDNICRIAFGFDPVYLSPSLPQAKFALAFEDSVRISHGRLTASIPLIWKIKKFFNIGSEKRLKMAISEVKEYAMNIVKQKKQKLEQLGEKESLDDDLLSRFLSSGHVDEKFVTDIVISFLIAGRDTTSAALTWYFWLLSQHPEVQSKVVKEIKEHSEVPAYEEVKDLVYVHASLCECMRLYPPVPLDTKEALNDDVLPGGTVVKKGMRVSYFPYAMGRLESLWGSDWAEFKPERWLQKEENSKSWRFVQKDSYHYPVFQAGPRICLGKEMAFLQMKSVVAGVLRSFKVVPAFEREVVEPEYISYLTAKMKGGFPVKIVERGQDEN from the coding sequence ATGTTGCCCATTTTCCTTCTCATTCtaattcctttcctttccttattcttcttcttcttcctcctgaCCACCCCCAAATCCAACTCCAAAGCTCCCAAATCCTACCCTCTAGTGGGTTCATTCTTCGCCATCCTCGCCAACCAAGATCGCCAGCTCCAATGGTTCTCAGAGATCCTCCAAGACTCACCTTCCGCCACCTTCGTTCTCCGCCGCTCCTACTCCAAACGCCAAGTCTTCACCGGCAACCCCGCCGTGGTCCAACACATCCTTAAGTCCAACTTCCCGAACTATGGAAAAGGCGAGAGTTTTCGTTCAAGACTCACAGACTTTCTCGGCCATGGAATCTTCAACCTCGACGGTGATGAGTCCTGGAAGTTCCAAAGACAAGTCGCTAGCCACGAATTCAACACCAAATCTCTCCGCAAGTTCGTTGAAACTGTTGTGGACACTGAGCTCTCTGACCGCTTAATCCCCATTCTCTCCTCAGCTGCCAAAAATGAAACTGTCCTAGATTTCCAAAACATTCTTCAAAGGTTTGCTTTTGATAATATATGTAGGATCGCTTTTGGGTTCGACCCGGTTTACTTGTCGCCCTCTCTTCCACAAGCCAAGTTCGCCTTAGCCTTTGAAGACAGTGTTCGAATCAGCCACGGGAGGCTCACTGCTTCAATTCCACTCATTTGGAAAATCAAGAAGTTTTTCAATATTGGGTCAGAAAAGCGTCTCAAAATGGCTATCTCAGAAGTAAAAGAGTACGCCATGAACATAGTGaaacaaaagaagcaaaagCTAGAGCAGctgggagagaaagagagcctCGATGACGACCTTTTGTCAAGGTTCTTGAGCTCTGGCCATGTGGACGAGAAGTTCGTGACCGACATTGTGATCAGCTTTTTAATTGCTGGGCGTGACACTACATCAGCGGCTTTAACATGGTATTTCTGGCTTCTATCTCAGCACCCGGAAGTCCAATCCAAGGTTGTGAAGGAAATCAAGGAACATTCCGAAGTGCCTGCTTATGAAGAAGTGAAAGACCTGGTGTACGTTCACGCCTCTCTATGTGAATGCATGCGGCTGTACCCACCAGTCCCGTTGGACACGAAGGAGGCTCTGAACGACGACGTGCTGCCCGGAGGGACAGTGGTGAAGAAGGGGATGAGAGTTTCTTACTTCCCATACGCGATGGGGAGGTTGGAATCGCTGTGGGGATCAGACTGGGCCGAGTTCAAGCCCGAGAGGTGGCTGCAGAAGGAGGAGAATTCCAAGTCATGGAGGTTTGTGCAGAAGGACTCGTACCATTACCCGGTGTTTCAAGCGGGTCCTAGAATTTGTTTGGGGAAGGAGATGGCTTTCTTGCAGATGAAGAGCGTGGTGGCTGGGGTATTAAGGAGTTTTAAGGTGGTGCCAGCGTTTGAACGAGAAGTTGTGGAACCAGAGTATATTTCCTACTTGACTGCCAAGATGAAAGGTGGGTTTCCTGTGAAGATTGTGGAGAGGGGTCAAGATGAGAATTGA